aggagttactcaatatcattgataataactactcaatttttgacgtttccatgtatcatttgaaaatgagtaactagtactcaaactttgagtaactttttctaagcgtgatactcaatttttgacgttgacGACAGGAGTCCTAAAATTTGAATAGGTCAACTTTAGATCGACCAGACTATACTTGAAACTGACTATACAAAGCGATGACTAACGTCTTGCCGTTTGCCGACAAATTAATagtcaaaaaccaaaacaatttgAACAGTCTgtgaaaaataactgttttgcTGAAGAAATACGATCGAAATGAGTGCGGTTTCTATTTTAAGCGGATCGTCCGATATTGTAAAAATTAACATATCGAACTCGCAGAACGATGCCATCTCGTTTGAGCAGAAATATAGCAAATCGCTCAAGATCTCTGATTTTAAGGTAGGTTTGCGTGAGGCGAAGTCACCGACACCATTCATTTGGAATTGATTTTCAGATTAAATTGGAGCCCATTACGGGCGGCTCAGCTGCCACGATGAAACTGGAACTATACAGGGGTGACCGGCTGGTCAATCGCATGGATGACGATAACCAGATGCTGGGCTTCTATTCGATCGAGGATGGCATGAGAGTGCATGTGATAGACAATTTCACATTCGTGCAGGAAAATGTGGCAAAGTTTGAACTTAGTCAGGAAGAATACGACAAAAGACAGACTAGTGTGCGCAACTATCTGCGTCAAAACAAGCTAGGTAAATATAATGAAGAGGAGATGAGAAAACTGGAGGAGGATCGCAAAAAACAGGAAGAGGAAGAtactaaaaaacttgaacaggcAACGATCGGTGCTCGCTGTCGGGTGACTACGAAAGGCCATCCAACCCGATTAGGGACGGTCATGTACAAAGGAGAACT
This genomic window from Malaya genurostris strain Urasoe2022 chromosome 1, Malgen_1.1, whole genome shotgun sequence contains:
- the LOC131426251 gene encoding tubulin-folding cofactor B; its protein translation is MSAVSILSGSSDIVKINISNSQNDAISFEQKYSKSLKISDFKIKLEPITGGSAATMKLELYRGDRLVNRMDDDNQMLGFYSIEDGMRVHVIDNFTFVQENVAKFELSQEEYDKRQTSVRNYLRQNKLGKYNEEEMRKLEEDRKKQEEEDTKKLEQATIGARCRVTTKGHPTRLGTVMYKGELEGKTGMFIGVKFDEPLGANDGTCNGKRYFECPPKYGSFVAAKAIEIGDFPPENFDLDDEL